The following is a genomic window from Rhododendron vialii isolate Sample 1 chromosome 9a, ASM3025357v1.
AATAAGTGcttcgtattttttttatctaaaaaattatacaattttttgcaaaataacGAAAAAActgggacagatggagtattcAACTTATATATAATATGAATTAATTCACATAACATTGGGTAGTAAAATTGAGGAagaaattttcattcaaatgtATTGTACgtttgtatatatattaggTGGTAGCAGATAATTTGCCAACAGAAAAGGTAGCAGGAATCAAACAGATGTTCCATATGATGGACACTGACAAAAATGGAAACCTAACATTTGAAGAGCTCAAGCATGGCCTCCACAAGATGGGCCAACCTGTTGCCGATCCTGATGTCCAGATGCTGATGGATGCTGTGAGTAATTTAATTTGTACTCTCTattatcaattaaaaagtgCTTCTATTGCAAATTTATTTCCCTATTAGAAGTTGAAAATTaatttgtgtggtttttttgtgaaaaaattaattaaaaaggcTGATGTCGACGGGAACGGGCTGCTGAATTGCGAGGAATTCGTGACGATGTCGGTTCACCTGAAAAAGATAGGGGAAGGGGACGACGAGCAACTCCGGCAAGCGTTCCGGTACTTCGACAAGGACGAGAGTGGGTACATTGAGGTTGAAGAGCTGAGGGAAGGATTAGTTGAGGACAACCTTGGCCCTAACAATGATCAAGTCATCCGAGACATCATTTTTGATGTTGACTTGGATAAGGTAATTAAACTAATTTAATTTCTATGCTCTACTTCATATATATCCATATTAATTACAATCACATAGCCAGTAATTAGACATGGTAATTAAccacctaaaaaatgaggttatTTAATCATAACCATTCTCTATTGTCAGTTAAAATATCAAACAATAAAGCTCTGTTTATtttgacgtaaaatattttatctatttttcggcGTTTGGTTGAGGAAAAGACTGTAAATTATTTTAACaggtaatttttttccaattatatGGATGAAAATGTTTTACTCTCGGAAATGGCACACGATGTTTTTGGTTGCCTGTTACTTTATTTCCTGTGCTCAATCAATATCCGTGAGTCCGGTTTTAGGGGGAAGCGTCCACGATGGGAGCTCGGGGACTAGAAACCTAAATAAGAGTATTGTGGTAATTGATGATACAAAACTCTAGGAtctatatatatctatatgcaACAGCGGATATAATTGGTTCCATTTTCTTCATCGATACAAAGTGAATAACTTGTGTGAGCCATGAATGCACCCACCGATTAGGAAACCACAAAGCAATGTGTAGTGATTTCTCTGCTTGTTTTGCTCGATTATTCTTCGTCCAAGCGCGAGTGTTTTCCTTTGCTTTAATCTGCCTTTCGTTTTACCTACCACTGTGAATTTCTTAACAGGATGGTCGGATCAGTTATCCAGAGTTCGAGGCCATGATGACAAGAGGTGTGGAATGGAGGATGGCTTCTCGGCAATACTCGAGAGCAATGCTCAAGGCTCTAAGCCAAAGAATGttcaaatgaaaattaagtttctcttttcttttcttttcttttcaatttttgtggTGTTGTGTGGATCAAGAACCTCTTGTTCTATTAAGAGTGCATTGCTACTTTTCAACTTCTCATAGGAGGAATTATGATGAAATTGTGGATTAATCGACTCCCATAGTGAAAGTAAATAAGAATGAGTAAGATAGAAATGTCTTTTCTATATATTTTCTTCGGTTCGGTTGCTATCGTGGGTTTTACGCAACCGATCGGGGTAGATATACCTTCAACAAACATAAGTCATTTGAAAGGATCCGGAAAACCCAGGAAAGGAAGCACGAAAGACAGAATATTTcagaaatagaaagaaaacGAAAACTATATTATTTGTATCCTTATTTTTCCATCTAGGTTTTTTTAACCATGGGAAAGTCTATATATTCATATAAAGATATATCTTTCACTACAATACTCATTTATTCAACTCGAGTCTTCCTCTCCCACATTTTTGTGATGTTGTGTGTGTGCGAGAGGAAGATGGAGGTGCCGCGCGTGGCGTACATAGGTTGTCTTTGACGGTGGGGGGAGGAAGAAGGAGGTGGTGCGTGCAATGGTGATTAGAGTCGGACCTAAGTTTTTTGGGAGCCCGAAGCAAACTCTTGAAAATTAATGAGAACTCTCTATATACATTTTCCCATCATGTATTCAAAGATATCTCTCTCTGTGCATGTGTCTAAATAGAGATGGGCAGATGGATGGAAATGTGACCATTATAAAAGTTAGGGTTTAAGTCGCtaaaattaaaagtttaaagttcaattttttatgaggatCAAACTCTAATGTCTATTTATCTAATTTCTTTGATGTAATTCTCCCagagatttttttggaaaaggacAGAACATAGAAACATTCACTATCAGGCTGGGAGAATGGACCGATGATGGCTACAATACTGTGGCTTCATGGACAAAAAGGAAGGACGTTAACAGAGCCGGCTAATAGCATAGGCGAGAGAAGCACGGGCTTTAGGCCcccaaaaaatgttttaaatgaGGGCCTCAAAATTTTTGGatccctatatatatgtatgtatagctatgatccaaatttttttttttgcactaaaccttctttacacaaaataagAGAAATTTAGAAACCACAAATATGCCCAAACGGTGGAATTCCTCGTTAGCATCACTGCGAcgatcaaaacaaaagaaaagaaaaagaaatgccaATTCAAGGGACAGAAGAATGCATGAGCcaatccaaaaaagaaagaaagaaagaaagaaactttgCTTCACGCTTGAGTGAGTTATTGGTGAAGCAGCTTAACTATAGAGACTTAATTAGTACATTTGCAGCAACAAATGCGAGAAGgctaattttcaaatgatagaTTTTGAGGTATTAtaatagttgcatttttttttggataattatatgcttctattttgtaatggcaaatcttttgtaatggtttttttttgtgagacTCTTTGTAGACCACTTTTGTATGGAAAATATATGGAGGCCTTATTCAAAAAGTTTGCTTTCGGCCTCCAtaacttatgagccggccctggACGTTAACCTATGAGGTATGGCTATCTAGATTCATAGGCTGTGAACTACTAACAGCAATGAGAGGATTTGAGTTGAGTTCGCAAATGGGTCTGTGATGAAAAACAAGTGGCGGCCCAATTCCTTGATCAATTGGACCGGTCGAAGCCTCGAAAGGCCAAACAATGTCTAATTGCGGATTATCCGAATTGGCAAATTTTGGACGAGCTCGGGTGGCAAATTTCGGACGAGCTCGAATACTTCGTTCATTATGGTAGGGTTTGCTAGGGTTAAGCCTCTTCTCTTATAAAAGgggttgtaacctaatgtttTATTCATCTTTTATCAATAACACTCTCATACTTTGTCTCCTTCTCGTAGATTCGAGTTTTTACCtacgtttggactagtacgtgATTAATCTCTTGTTAATTCCACTGCGTTAGTTTGAGAAAAAATTGATGAACTGGTTAATACCAGTCTTCTATGACCCTATCTCAATAAACAATAATATTCCTTCTTTGTTTCGAAATGATATCGAGCAATGTGACCTAAAAGACTCGTGATGAGATTGTGAATTGGTCATTTCCAAACATTAGGTAGGTAATGTGCCAAAGGCCCAAACCACAAGAAGGTAATTTATACTTTGCTCAAAACAAATGCATTTGCATACTGTACAATTAGAAACCAATGCTTTGTAAGACTTTTTTTACCCACCAAGATTTCATATAAGAGAGCACCAATGGGGTGCAATGCACTTAAACTTTTAGAAGGACACAACAAAAGACCAAACAAATATACAATGAAAGCTTTATTCCGAAGTCAACATCCAATAATTGGTTTAAAGGTATATAACACTAGCCCAGAACCAACTATATTACAAAAGGATAAAAATTGCTTGTaaacaatttgtttttctttccaactagctcaaatataatgaactgagaaacaaaacaaatggaAAACAACATCTGCCACTATTGTCGATTCCTGATTGCAACCAACTTCAATGAAATGTTCTGTCTACTAGCTGGAAATGTCTGAATTGCTAATGATGGATTAAACCATAGAGAATTTTTGAACCGTTAGTTCTGTCTACTAGCTGGAAATGTCTGAATTGCTAATGATGGATTAAACCCTAGAGAATTTTTGAACCGTTAGATGGAGCCATggaggcaaaaaaaaaactcatcaacaaAATAGACCGTTTTCAGTTTGCAAGCTGAAAATATAGCTACAGATAAAAACTACTAAGAGAACTAATGATAtgatataattttaaaaaagagttcttccaaaaaaaagcTGTTGAATATTTCAACAATTCTTTTAGAGATCCTTCAAAGTTTGTGAAGGATATAAATGGTGTTACGTCTCTCAGTGCGACGCAGTTTTGTAAATGTGttgttttgaagggaaaaaaatcattattACCCGAGCACTGAATAATATAATGCGCTTTCGGGGGAACCTTGAAGTCTCCTATCACCAGTATATGATGATCTAGGACTTCTAGCACCTGATCAGCTCCCCACACTCTGTAATTGTCAATATAGACCTTTTCAGCGTGGTCGTCAAGTAGATCCTCGGTGCATCTCCCAGCAAACGGGAGGACAATGTCATGGCAAACTCCTTTGTGTTGTGTTGATAATTCTACCTTTGACATACTTGAGAATACTTCGGTATTGTGTTGATAAATTATTCTATAGATTTTATAATCCTCATCTAGGTATATCGAGCCTCGATTGCAAACATGGTATAGTCACAACGCCACAACATGCTGAACAAGATCTAGGTTGAAATAATACAAGATAAGGTTTCCGAATAAATGGAATGATCTATAATTCTTTGTATAGATTGGGTGTTACTCCCACCACTTATCACCTAATAAATCCTACTTCAGAACTTGTATGGTCCAATAGGGCTTACACATATGAAATTACTTcaaaaatacatctttcaattgatgAAAGTTCCAACAATCGTGTAGCCTTAAATGTTATGCCCGTTGTTGCACCTAAATAGGCCAAAAGATGAAAGAGTACGGAAAATTTTGTGAAGAGAGAAAGAGCTTTCACTTGAACTTAGATTACTAAGCTTTTAAATGGTGGCCCTCACCTATTTATATGCATCAAATGAGGAGTTTAGAGCATTTTATAGAAGCTTCCCAACTATTCTAACCTAGAATTCTCTAGAAATATCTATACAAGTCTAAAAATATGTACAATGATGTAGATTattcttcatttcttcttccGGTTGGAAGGTTTCTAGAATAGCTTATAGTGTGATTAAGGTCGATGAACGGTTATGATGATGGTATATGGTTGATAATTATGGTTTATGATTGGATGCAATTATGACAATAATTTATATCAAAATCAATTTACAAGACCAACGAGATAATGCCACATGGGCATAAAAAAAACGTTGGTATCTCACCCTCCAACTGTACCATCAAACATACTTACGGATATAGAGATGGGCCGGTTGCgctaaaaaaaaacttgacatAACATTTGACACAAGTGTTGCATAGGACCTCCACGCAAacgatcggagccgttcaatttaATTAAAACATATTCTTAAGAGCTCCTGTAGAAAATCAACTCATTCTGATAatggtaagggcttgatcggtTCATTTAGTCGATTCCAATCAACTTTGACATGATAAAATTGAATGAGTCAAccaagctcttaccgatattcgaatgagttgattttttacggaatcccttaaaaacacgttttaaacaaattgaacggcttcGATTATTCGTGTGGGGCTCcaattagttttgtgtcaaatgttTTGTCTCTTGAACATTGTGATCTATTTTTAGATTTGGAAttctttcttttaaacaaatcaaaaaataaaaaatttactccaaaaatcaacaagtaaagaatcagaagaaaaaaacaaattattcgGAAAAACAAATCAGTGCGGACACCCAATTTGATATTGGAGAAACCTATCACCCACATAGACACTTTCTCCCTAATCGAATTTAAATAGGGGAACTCTCCTTTTCTCTAAAGCACTCCCCTTTGTGTTTCTATTAGGTGATTTATTTTGTAAGAGAAGAAGAGTGccattaaaaaaagagaagtggtaaaatcaattccctttaaATATTCGTAAGGGCTCAAGCTTAGCTTTAGTCCATTAAGGGGCAGCATCatccttttgtttttataaGCCTACTTAAGATTTACTTAATCAATGGTTGAAATACGTTTAATTTTGACCgacaataaatatttttgaccgataataatttatttttaatctggcTCGTTATTGTGACCCCATGTGGAAAAggaagtcccacatcggtggCTAAAAGAAGTTGATGCAATATATAATGAGTTTCGATCAACTACTGTATAATATGAGGTTAATCTTTTGAGTCACGTGCTTAGGCTAAGAGTTAAGCAGATCAGCTGGCGCAGGTTGTTACAgggttcaaaacacttttggacgccTGCGATTGGCTCCGTAAAAACTTATTTACctcaaaaaaaacttatttacctCAAAAAATGCCGTCCCATATGAGTGAGCGAGcaccacaaaacaaaaaaagtttttcttaaaaaatatatactccacaaaacaaaaaaagtttttcttaaaaaatatatactccaataccacccatctctctctctctctctctctctctctctctctctctcatttgtcaCCCACGATTGTCTCCAATTTTTCCTCAACGAAGTAGAAACACCCACCATTGTCTCCAATTTGCCAAAAATATGCCAACCATTTTCTTGATGATTTTCCTTGTTTACAGCATCCTAAATACATCCCTTTTCTAGTTGGTCCCAAAAAAGCCAAGGACATACCTTCCCTCCTCTTGTCACCCATCCAAAACGACCCCTCCACCACCCCGACCACAGCATTCTCCGGCGGCTCGTATCCTCCGGAGAATGGACACGGCCGAGCTCCGTCGGGTTTTCCAAATGTTCGACAAAAACGGGGACGGCAGGATCACGAAGAAGGAGCTCAACGACTCGCTGGAGAACATGGGCATCTTCATCCCCGACCCGGAACTGACCCAGATGATCGAGAAGATCGACGTGAACGGAGACGGGTGCGTGGACATCGACGAGTTCGGGGCGCTGTACCAGTCGATAATGGAGGAGAGGGACGAGGAGGAGGACATGAGGGAGGCGTTCAACGTGTTCGATCAGAACGGCGACGGGTTCATCACCGTGGAGGAGCTGAGGTCGGTCCTGGCTTCTCTGGGGATGAAGCAGGGGAGGACTGTGGAGGATTGCAAGAGGATGATCATGAAGGTGGATGTGGATGGAGATGGGAGGGTCAACTTCAAGGAGTTCAAGCAGATGATGAGAGGTGGCGGTTTTGCTGCTTTGGAGAGTTAGAAAAGaacccaaaaagacaaaaacaaaatttttcatTCGGGGGGTTTtggaatgagattaaattccttCCCACGGCGGTGGAAATTATGTGTTTTCTACCCCCATTATTTTGGGCCCCACGGTGCGTTAATTACCGatatgaaccgttcatcttgtagggcttGCAAAGTAGTATtcctattcaaaaaattagtttcaccGGACATCAGTAGGtgcattgaaattgaaattttggtttataaaatagtTGGTCATGAACAATTTAACTTGATCGCATCAGATCGTTTATTTTACAACTTTTGATTGATTTATGGATAtccgatcaagctaatttttttgcgtgaattaggggtgtcaaatgggcgggtttgggtcaaaatgggcaagttataagtgggttgggtctttaatgggtcattgacccatttagacccattaattatgagttcaattactcatacccaacccgacccatttatttaaaatcaaacccgacccacccattaacccaattactcaccaccaccacaacgccgccgcCACCTTGCCAccctcgccgccgccgccatgccacccccaccaccacgccgccgccgccgccactaccaccaccaccgccgcgcCACCACGGCTGCTGCGGCCACcacaccacccccaccaccacaccgccgccgccgccgccaccaccgcgCCACCACCCTCACCGCGGTCACCACCatcgctaccaccaccaccacaacgccgccgccgccaccaccaccacaccaccctcaccgctgccaccaccaccacaacgccaccaccaccactgccaccacgccaccctcaccgccgccaccgccgccgccgctgccaccaccgcccccaccaccatcgccgccaccacgaccgccgccgccgccactgcCACCATGGTGGCGgcgcggtggtggtggttgtggtgccggtggtggtggtggtggtggtggccgtggtggtggtggcgtggcGATGGTGGCGTGgtaggggtggtggtggtggccgtaatggtggtggtggtggtggcggtgttgtggtgggggtggtgagggtggcgtggtggtggtggcggtggtggcattgtggtgggggtggtgaggGTGGCATGGTAGTGGCGGCAGTgtcatggtggtggtggcggggGCGGTGGTGGGGccgcggtggtggtggtggtggtggcggtggcggtggcgtggtagagttggtggtggtggcggggGTGATGGTggccgtggtggtggtggcggcggcggtgttgTGGTGGGGGTGGCGGTGGCattgtggtgggggtggtgaggGTGGCGTGGTAGTGGCGGCGGTGTCGTGGTGGTGGCAgcgtggtggcggcggcggtggtggtggcggtgcggtggtggtggcggtggcggtggcggtggcggtggtggtggcgtggcGATGGTGGCGTGGTAGGGggggtggtggcggcggtggtggtggtggcgtggcGATGGTGGCGTGGTaggggtggtggtggcggcggtgggtGTGGCGCGGTGGTtgaggtggtggcggcggcagcgacattatggtggtggcggtggtggtggcgtggtggtggtggtaacgGAGACGGCGGTGGCGGCAGCggcagcggtggtggtggcgtggtggtgggggtggcgGGGGTGGCGCGGTGGTGGCGTGGTAGGGGATGGGCTGCATTCATTGGGAATCTGGTAAAGGATGAAAATTTTTCATGGGTTACTTTcatgcccattgggtcattttagttgacccaattaatacCCAACtaagacccaactaataatgggttagttgggtttggacccattcttacccaactaataaatgggatgggttgggttgggtctattttttagttgatgggtctgggtttgttaatgggtctgggttcaatttgtcacccctaGCGTGAATATATTACATTATGGGTcatacaagatgaacggttcggattataacaaaaaaacgCATGGTACAATTCACAATGGGTTGCGGTGGAAAACTCACTGTTTCAATCGCCGgcagaaagaatttaatctcttttggTATTGATTAGTTTGTGAGTAAATTTTTCGGCATCAGAAATCGGACGCAGAAAGTGCGAACGGGTCACGGATGACCTGGTTGTTTTCGAAGTGCGTTTTACCGGCGCGACTTTTAAAAATCGTGGCTATCCATGGAGATTCTGTGACGGATTTTGTGGTTTTGTTTATGTATCCGTAGAATTGTTGCTAGTTTATTGGTTTGTAAATACTGTTCTACGGAAAAGGTCACTTCGTGGTGATCAAAATGCGATCGACCGCCACCATCGTTTGGCGTTTCGTTTGTTTGCGGGATCGTTGTTCTAATTGCAACATTTGCTAAGcagattttttgttttcaatccgcGATCGCCACCGTCGTTTGGTGTTTCGTTTGTTGCGGGATCGTTGTTCTTAATTCAACATTGGctaagcagtttttttttgttttcaatctgcGATCGGTGATCCTCAAGCAATCTATTAGATTCAATCTTTGAAAACAGGGAGCATCGCCATCCGCATGTATTTCACAGCAACCTTGAAGTCCATCGGAAGCATTGGCGGACTCACCACATTTATCATAATTGTAAACCCCGAAAACCCTCGGCATCCCCATCCAAAATAAGACGGATCGCTGTCCCGTCCATGATTCTTCATCAGACTATCGATTGTAGCTTTCTCCAGACCTCCGGGATTCTTGATTCGAAAGACAATCAAGAATCGCCAGAATCCCACAAATGATGCTTCTTGAACCTTCAGCGCGCCATTCCAAATCAAACTCAGTCCAGCAAGTAAAATGCTCCTCCCCTATATCCCTCACCTTGATCAATAACGAACCCAAGAGAATTTAACCGCTGAAGTGTTCTCAATTTTCTCAAGGCCAGCCCGTAATTGCAGTAAAGTAGTTCTCAAATCCATACCAAAGGGAGATCAGAAGGCAACAAGTCAAGAACATCATCAGAAAccatctcaatttcatcccttaTTCAATCCTGGAAAATTCCCCAATTTTCAATTGAAATTCATGTGATTCCCAAAACCAGCGGAGTCGTAATCTGGAAATTCCCTCATCCGGCACCTACTCGCAAATTGAATCGGTGCAATCGCTTGAAACGTTCAACATTGTTTCTTCACTCACCTAAATAGAAGCAAGAAACACAAACCCTAAGACCAAAAGTGCATTACTCATCTAACAAATCTACATTCAGAGGGACAGATCCAGAATTTTAACTTCGGGGTGCAAACTATTGCAACTTGGGAAGGATCCCTTATATTATCGCGATTATCTCTTAACACTAAGTATAATATGCACATGAACAACCAACACATAAGAACAAAATAACCCACAAACTTTTGATGCAATACCAAAGCTGAAAGCACCCATTTTCTCCCAAGGTTTCAACGAAACAAAATAACTCAACCACAATCAGAACAAATAACCCTTAATTTTGGGATTGCATACTATAAAAAAGCACTCATTTTCCCGTAAGATTTGCCAAGAACTaaataaaactcaaaacaaacagTCTGAACAAATTACCCCTCAATTGTGTTTCTTTGTTTGGATCAAGATTTGTGGAGGAAACGAACGCTATCAATTTCAGTTTCTTATCCTATTACCGTCCTCCAGAAATTTTTTCCAAACATAACCTCCAACTGAATCTTGATGACTCACAACACTATTCATGAAGCTTAATCTACAGTCCCTGCAATTGAACCATTTCTGCAAGGGTCGGCTAAAGAGACAAATCGAACAGAAATTCAAAAGACGAAATCATCCATATAGATATTGTTTCATTGTACATTCCAAGAAGTTATATCACCAACTTTAAAGCAAAGAGCAAAAGGCACAAATGAGTTAGATTTGCATTTGCCTCAGGCCATCATCTGGTTAACATAATAATAAATCAGCCACATTGCAAGTTCAAGAACCTCGAACCGGAACCGGAAATCGATGGATTACTGATATACATAGGGTAGGAACTATATACACTGAATCAAAGACAAATAATAACAGCATACTCGGCTACTTGTCGCTCATCTTCTTTAAACAGCTTCAGCCAAAAGGTGACCTCCCAAAACAAAGCTTTTCTATAAGCAACAATCCCTTTCCAATAAATCACCTTTTCATCCTTTTCTAGCTCTCTTCAAGCACCTTTTTCTGCAATTCTTGCTTCAGAAGGCAATTTGCCACCTGGGACCCACAAGATCAGGGTAATCATGCGTTACGTCTGGGCTGGTGGCACATCTCGCATGTGGGCAAAGATCTGGTGTTGAAATAAGTGCACTGATCGCATGTCCAAGAGCCATGATCATCCGAATTTCTACTAGGCCCGCCCGCTCGGGATGATTTTCCTCTTCCGCTTTTACTCTTTACAACAGCCACCCCACTTTTCACGGTTGCTGTCTTGCTGCTAGCCCCCTGGGAATCCACATCCGATAGACCATTCTCTAATGCTCTAACCAAGTTCTCAAAGTAATTCCGAGTGACGCTGTTGAATCGCAGGTAAGATGGTCAGTTAAACAAGGACGAGTTTAATATTTACAGAtccgtttgtttcattttttgacaCAAATCTCAAGCAAATGAGATCAGAGGAGTGGTCTCAGTTTGAGATGGGACTGCACATGTTTAGGGATCGAATCTTATTCAATCCAAGGGAAATGGTGGAACTTGCCAGCAGTGTGAAGGAAATAGCATTGAAACTCAAGGATGAGAGTGAGGGATTGTTGTCTCTTGGAGTGATAGTGTGATACTGCTGTTCCACAATATTATCCATGGAAACAGGTTTCTTGTGTTTGGTTACAGCCCGGAAAATGGTGGTGCTATCGTGGTGCAGTGCAAGGGTGGTCATGGTTGCATGAGTGGAAGTGTTGGTGGTATGGtagcagtgctgattcgtataACATTTTCCACCTTCAAAAACGGTGGGTGGCGGCATCAACAGAGGTGGATATAGGAAGCGGCAGAGTGGTGGGGTAGTTAAATGGTAGTGATAGTGGTGCAGTAGTAGTGTTGACAACATATTTTAGACTGATCACATGAAACAATATTCATTGACTTTGTCTCCGGCAAACGTATTCAGCCAAGAGAAAAGGAGCATCACAGGCGAATGAAAATAAAACACAGTTGACAATGTTTCTGGTATATGTATTCAGCCAAAACAAAAGGAGCATCACAGACAATAAAACTATATTCTAGACATAATTACCTAGTAAGTCCAGCCAATTTTGTGCGGAAATCATTAAAATCAGTTGGAGGAGGTTCAGCACCAAGGTAAGCCTGTACGTCCTTCTCAGCACATTGATGAAGCCTTTCTAAACCAGCCTCGGCCTCGcctgaaaataaaaaagataacaCTTCTGCAAAATAAGCCACTAACAATTAACATTTCTAAAAGCTGCATTTGGAAGAGGTTTGGAAGAAAACTCATACCTtgcaaatattcaaaaaattgcctCTTTGCATGTTCAGGCTCAGGTAGATAGTATCCATAGGCATAGGTCCATTTCAACACTCGCCGACATTCAACTATCTGCGTATGTGTAATAGCCTCAGATATCGTAGAGCATCTTAAACCATGTGGGCTGTCAGTCCAAGTATTTCAAAAGGACAACCAAAGCATAATCCCAACTCAAAAAGAGCTTATAGTGAACATTACTAGTTATCTCAATTTCCAATCCAACTCCAGAGTTTCATCTCTACTCTCAACAAACCGCTAACATTGTCCCACCTCTTCCAAATTTTCTAATTGTGAATTCGCAAATCATCACAAGACATATTTATTATGGATCTCATTTGGAAGGTCTCACAAAAAATCCTGTTAGTTGtgccaatttaaaaaaaaaaa
Proteins encoded in this region:
- the LOC131299987 gene encoding calmodulin-like protein 3, which gives rise to MDTAELRRVFQMFDKNGDGRITKKELNDSLENMGIFIPDPELTQMIEKIDVNGDGCVDIDEFGALYQSIMEERDEEEDMREAFNVFDQNGDGFITVEELRSVLASLGMKQGRTVEDCKRMIMKVDVDGDGRVNFKEFKQMMRGGGFAALES